One window of Hippoglossus stenolepis isolate QCI-W04-F060 chromosome 1, HSTE1.2, whole genome shotgun sequence genomic DNA carries:
- the LOC118113356 gene encoding putative palmitoyltransferase ZDHHC13, giving the protein MDWTESSTDHGHMRDGCHHGHAGHSHSHGPRAAAFGSMPHPFAPAFQGPFGKSADQTMDLTQQPKKRSHMDDSASWDIVKATQFGILERCKELVEAGYDVRQPDKENVTLLHWAAINNRSELVKYFISNGAIVDQLGGDLNSSPLHWAIRQGHLPMVIQLMRYGADPSIADGEGYRALHLAILFQHMAIAAYLMAKGQEVDGPDCNGQTPLMLAAQKIIGPEPTNFLIKNNASVSAVDKVNRNTPLHCAVLAGNVDAAHLLLDAGASVDADNINGHTPIDLAHQVHSPLLIHMLNHVKQERIRSNSRCLRIVNRYRAILQFLLCTAMFGCVGAIVDMNSDSWLLKGVLLVCVIGVINLVSRNFSSPSFQSLLPAASLMASVFWMLVTWFLWFLPDGPSTTVQVLFTLNATALLYYYLRTCRTDPGFVKATEEEKKMNVLVLAEAGCLDPRILCTSCMIKKPARAQHCYTCDACVAKQDHHSVWTNSCIGARNHHYFILFLFSLVLMGAWMFYGSLVYWSTHCVLHYEEQGLWGVVSALVSCSPWVLSIFLLAFYHTCWSSLILLLQLYQIAFLGLTTSERTNLTNHQMKLRQSVSLRQNPYNLGVVRNLASFFQLRCCGLFKPAVVDWTQQFPPNREQHVFGQADMV; this is encoded by the exons ATGGACTGGACCGAGAGCAGCACC GATCACGGCCACATGCGTGACGGCTGTCACCACGGACATGCGGGTCACTCTCACAGCCACGGGCCGAGAGCGGCGGCGTTCGGCAGCATGCCTCATCCCTTTGCGCCGGCTTTTCAAGGGCCGTTTGGCAAGAGCGCAGATCAGACGATGGACCTCACTCAGCAGCCGAAGAAACGCTCGCACATGGACGACAGCGCCAGCTGGGACATCGTGAAGGCAACACA GTTCGGTATCCTGGAGCGCTGcaaggagctggtggaggcagGATACGACGTCAGGCAGCCGGACAAAGAGAACGTGACTCTGCTGCACTGGGCGGCCATCAACAACCGCTCCGAGCTGGTCAA GTATTTCATTTCTAATGGGGCGATAGTGGACCAGCTCGGGGGGGACCTgaactcctctcctcttcactggGCCATCAG GCAGGGCCACCTCCCCATGGTGATCCAGCTGATGAGATACGGAGCAGATCCCTCCATCGCCGACGGAGAAGGTTACCGCGCTCTGCACCTCGCCATCCTCTTCCAGCACATGGCTATAGCTGCTTATCTAATGGCTAAAGGACAG GAAGTCGATGGGCCGGACTGCAACGGACAGACGCCGCTGATGTTAGCAGCTCAGAAGATTATTGG GCCGGAACCCACTAACTTCCTCATCAAGAATAACGCTTCGGTGAGCGCCGTGGACAAGGTGAACAGGAACACTCCGCTGCACTGCGCCGTGCTCGCAGGAAACGTAGACGCTGCCCACCTACTGCTGGACGCTGGCGCCAGTGTGGACGCAGATAATATCAAT GGTCACACGCCCATTGATTTGGCGCACCAGGTGCACAGCCCGCTGCTCATTCACATGCTCAACCACGTCAAGCAGGAGAGGATCCGCTCCAACTCGCGCTGCCTGCGGATTGTCAACAGATACAGG GCGATTCTGCAGTTTCTGCTCTGCACGGCCATGTTCGGGTGTGTGGGCGCAATAGTTGATATGAACTCAGACTCCTGGTTGCTCAAAGGGGTCCTGCTGGTCTGTGTGATAGGTGTGATCAACCTGGTCTCAAG GAATTTCTCGAGTCCGTCCTTTCAGTCTCTCCTCCCGGCTGCATCTCTCATGGCCTCTGTTTTCTGGATGCTCGTCAcctggttcctctggttcctgcCAG ATGGACCCAGCACCACAGTTCAGGTTCTGTTCACCCTGAACGCCACTGCTCTGCTCTACTACTACCTCCGCACCTGCAGGACGGACCCTGGCTTCGTCAAGGCAaccgaggaggagaagaaaatg AATGTGTTGGTGTTGGCTGAAGCCGGCTGTCTGGACCCCAGGATACTCTGCACCTCCTGCATG ATAAAGAAACCAGCGAGAGCGCAGCACTGCTACACGTGTGACGCCTGCGTGGCGAAGCAGGACCACCACTCCGTCTGGACCAACAGCTGCATCG GTGCGAGGAACCATCACTacttcatcctcttcctgttctcccTGGTGCTCATGGGAGCCTGGATGTTCTACGGTTCTCTCGTGT ACTGGTCGACTCACTGTGTGCTGCATTACGAGGAGCAGGGCCTGTGGGGCGTGGTCTCCGCCCTGGTCAGCTGCTCTCCCTGGGTGCTCAGCATCTTCCTGCTGGCCTTCTACCACACATGCTGGTCCAGCTTGATCCTGCTACTGCAGCTCTACCAG ATTGCCTTTCTCGGACTGACCACAAGCGAGCGGACGAATCTGACGAATCACCAGATGAAGCTGCGGCAGTCGGTCTCCCTGAGACAGAATCCATACAA TTTGGGCGTGGTGCGGAACCTCGCCTCCTTTTTCCAGCTGCGTTGCTGCGGCCTCTTCAAACCGGCCGTCGTGGACTGGACGCAGCAGTTCCCTCCCAACCGCGAGCAGCACGTGTTCGGACAGGCCGACATGGTCTGA
- the LOC118110878 gene encoding cysteine and glycine-rich protein 3-like, translating to MPNWGGGAKCAACEKSVYHAEEIQCNGRSFHKTCFICMSCRKGLDSTTMAAHESEIYCKSCYGKKYGPKGYGYGQGAGALSSDPPGQNVDLRPHESKPKPAATNSNPSKCQQKFGGSDRCSRCSRCSKAVYAAEKVMGAGKPWHKTCFRCALCGKSLESTTVTDKDGELYCKVCYAKNFGPKGFGLGNEAMLEERQ from the exons ATGCCAAACTGGGGAGGAGGAGCCAAGTGTGCGGCCTGTGAGAAGTCGGTGTATCATGCAGAGGAGATCCAGTGTAATGGGAGGAGCTTCCATAAAACCTGCTTCATCTGCA TGAGCTGCAGAAAAGGGCTGGACAGCACCACGATGGCAGCGCACGAGTCCGAGATCTACTGCAAGTCCTGCTACGGCAAGAAATATGGGCCCAAAGGCTACGGATACGGGCAGGGAGCCGGAGCTCTGAGCTCGGATCCTCCCGGACAGAACGTGGACCTGCGGCCTCACGA atctaAACCCAAACCCGCCGCAACAAACTCAAACCCCAGTAAATGTCAGCAGAAGTTCGGCGGGTCGGACCGCTGCTCTCGCTGCTCTCGCTGCTCTAAAGCCGTGTACGCAGCGGAGAAGGTGATGGGAGCAGGAAAG ccctGGCATAAAACCTGTTTTCGCTGTGCACTGTGCGGTAAAAGCCTCGAGTCGACCACAGTGACCGACAAGGATGGAGAGCTGTACTGtaaag TTTGCTACGCTAAAAACTTTGGCCCGAAAGGCTTCGGTCTGGGGAACGAGGCCATGCTGGAGGAACGACAGTGA